The following is a genomic window from Motilibacter rhizosphaerae.
GTGGCGAGCGACGAGCGGCGTCAGCGCGGAGACCCCCGAGCTCACGACCGCCGAGGCGAGCGCGAGCACGAGGTCGGCGCGGTAGCGCAGGCAGTAGCCCACGAGCCGGCGCAGCCAGCCGCCGTCCGCGGCGCCCGGTGCCTCCCCCTCGACCGGTGCACTGCCGCGCGCCTCGAGGGTGACCGTCACGCTGCCACGCTAACCCGCTGCGCCGACAGCGCCCCCCGAGCGGTGCTCCCCCGGCGGCAGCCCCACCCGCAGCCCGACGAGGTGGAGCTCGAGGTGCCGCTCCCAGCTGCCGGGCGCCTCGTCCTCGGTGGTCTCGATGACCCCGCGCAGCGCCCAGAGCAGGAGCAGCACGTCGCGCAGCTCGACGCCCGGCCCGACCCGCCCGTGCTGCCGGGCCTGCGCGAGCAGCCGGTCGACCAGGGCGCGCACCTCCGCGGACTGCGCGGGCGAGCGGTGCGCGTCCCAGAGCCGGGCGAGGAAGCCCCGCCAGCTCGCGCAGGAGGCGGCCACCTCGCGCAGGAACGCCTCCAGCCCGGTCCCGTCGCCGCGGGCGAGCGCGCGCTCGGCGGCGTCGCGCACGGACTCGGCGATGTCGGCCACGAGAGCGTCGACGAGCGCCTCCTTGCTGGGGAAGCGCCGGTACAGCGTGCCCGTGCCCACCCCCGCCTCCGCGGC
Proteins encoded in this region:
- a CDS encoding TetR/AcrR family transcriptional regulator, giving the protein MTTAPSAERPLRKDAAENRRRVLSAARELLGRHGLDVSMDAIAAEAGVGTGTLYRRFPSKEALVDALVADIAESVRDAAERALARGDGTGLEAFLREVAASCASWRGFLARLWDAHRSPAQSAEVRALVDRLLAQARQHGRVGPGVELRDVLLLLWALRGVIETTEDEAPGSWERHLELHLVGLRVGLPPGEHRSGGAVGAAG